In one window of Littorina saxatilis isolate snail1 linkage group LG11, US_GU_Lsax_2.0, whole genome shotgun sequence DNA:
- the LOC138979873 gene encoding uncharacterized protein — protein MKDYVAAADETDSDKERCFIELKNLKSLFSAVACGECGGTLSVCFGDKMGYSREIRLACEDCTFTKQQHSCSRLDGSNNITMGFDVNNSIVMCFNELGCGEAALRKFSAIMSIPGLSHNTYRRISKKVGGAHREVTANVLQAAVQAVHDANAHGDPDFDNGDNSDEDGDAECAANDGDSSDSANVDSDDDSSHSGSTASTARRDSDDEGEGRH, from the exons ATGAAAGACTACGTTGCTGCAGCTGACGAAACGGACAGTGACAAAGAGCGGTGCTTCATTGAGTTGAAAAATTTGAAGTCTCTGTTTTCGGCGGTCGCTTGTGGCGAGTGTGGTGGGACCCTGTCGGTGTGCTTTGGTGACAAGATGGGATATTCAAGAGAAATAAGACTGGCTTGTGAG GATTGCACCTTCACGAAGCAGCAGCATTCATGTAGCCGACTTGATGGGAGCAACAACATTACTATGGGGTTTGACGTCAACAACTCCATTGTCATGTGCTTCAACGAGTTAGGATGTGGCGAGGCAGCTCTTCGGAAGTTCTCTGCCATCATGTCGATTCCAGGATTGTCGCACAACACCTATCGGCGTATCTCCAAGAAGGTGGGTGGTGCACACAGAGAGGTGACTGCAAATGTCTTGCAGGCAGCTGTTCAAGCTGTGCATGATGCCAATGCACATGGCGACCCGGACTTTGACAACGGTGACAACAGTGACGAAGATGGTGACGCAGAGTGTGCAGCTAATGATGGTGACAGCAGCGACTCTGCAAATGTTGACAGTGACGACGACAGTAGTCATAGTGGCTCTACTGCTAGCACAGCAAGAAGAGACAGTGATGATGAAGGTGAGGGTCGGCATTGA